The following coding sequences are from one Thiohalorhabdus sp. Cl-TMA window:
- a CDS encoding Na+/H+ antiporter subunit E, with protein MARTLIRTLVLFVLWILLSGHFDGLLLSLGIASSLLVALLAGRIDAADREPQRMAVGPALITYWAWLAWQVILSNIDVARRVLSPSLPISPCIVRVRASQKTDLGRVIFANSITLTPGTVSIDLQGDEVEVHALSREAAEDLQSGAMDRRASAAEPTQ; from the coding sequence GTGGCACGAACCCTCATCCGGACGCTTGTCCTCTTTGTCCTCTGGATTCTGCTGTCGGGCCATTTCGATGGTCTGCTCCTCAGCCTGGGTATCGCTTCCTCGCTCCTCGTGGCCCTTCTGGCCGGCCGGATCGACGCCGCCGACCGCGAGCCCCAGAGGATGGCCGTGGGGCCCGCGCTGATTACCTACTGGGCGTGGCTGGCCTGGCAGGTGATCCTGTCCAACATTGACGTTGCGCGCCGGGTCCTCAGTCCCAGCCTGCCCATTAGCCCCTGTATCGTGCGGGTCCGGGCCAGCCAGAAAACCGACCTGGGGCGGGTGATCTTCGCCAACTCCATTACCCTGACGCCGGGCACCGTCTCCATCGACCTCCAGGGGGACGAGGTGGAAGTGCACGCGCTGTCCCGGGAGGCGGCCGAGGATCTCCAGTCGGGCGCCATGGACCGCCGCGCCTCCGCTGCGGAGCCGACCCAATGA
- a CDS encoding monovalent cation/H+ antiporter complex subunit F: MMFIAGIAAVVTTMVLALLRALLGPTLYDRILAVNLFGTKIVILIALFSFLAGEAYILDIALAYALINFIGTVAVLKFFEYGDLGRGRYEEEEL; this comes from the coding sequence ATGATGTTCATCGCGGGCATCGCCGCCGTGGTCACCACCATGGTCCTGGCCCTGCTGCGCGCCCTGCTCGGGCCGACCCTCTATGACCGCATCCTGGCGGTGAACCTGTTCGGCACCAAGATCGTCATCCTGATCGCCCTCTTCAGCTTCCTGGCCGGCGAGGCCTATATCCTCGATATCGCCCTCGCCTACGCCCTGATCAACTTCATCGGCACGGTGGCCGTGCTCAAGTTCTTCGAGTACGGGGACCTGGGGCGGGGCCGGTACGAAGAGGAGGAGCTGTGA
- the mnhG gene encoding monovalent cation/H(+) antiporter subunit G translates to MALLTDAASWLCIVLGGLFVLIGGIGVLRLPDFFTRLHAAGVTDTLGAGLVILGLAFQAGLTLTTVKLALIYGFFILTSPTAAHALAKAALHGGVKPKVDGRPPS, encoded by the coding sequence ATGGCGCTCCTGACGGATGCGGCGAGCTGGCTCTGCATCGTTCTCGGCGGGCTGTTCGTCCTCATCGGCGGCATCGGCGTGCTGCGCCTCCCCGATTTCTTCACCCGGCTCCATGCCGCGGGGGTCACGGACACCCTGGGCGCCGGCCTGGTGATCCTGGGCCTGGCCTTTCAGGCGGGGCTCACGCTGACCACGGTCAAGCTGGCCCTGATCTACGGATTCTTCATCCTCACCAGCCCCACCGCCGCGCACGCGCTGGCCAAGGCCGCGCTCCACGGCGGCGTCAAGCCGAAGGTCGACGGGAGGCCCCCTTCGTGA
- a CDS encoding DUF4040 domain-containing protein yields MIDQWVDIALLGLLAVTAVAVLRLRNLFGVVMLFGIYSLLSAGLFVVLDAVDVAFTEAAVGAGISTVLMLGTLALVGSSDRAPSHRPLLPLVVVTLTGAALLYGTLDMPRFGQPDAPIQEHVAPRYLEQSGEEIAVPNVVTAVLASYRGYDTLGEVAVIFTAGTGVLILLGRRRRREEEDA; encoded by the coding sequence GTGATCGATCAGTGGGTGGATATCGCGCTGCTGGGGCTCCTGGCGGTTACGGCGGTCGCCGTCCTCCGCCTGCGGAACCTGTTCGGCGTGGTCATGCTGTTCGGGATCTACAGCCTGCTCTCGGCGGGATTATTCGTGGTCCTGGATGCCGTGGACGTGGCCTTCACCGAGGCGGCGGTGGGCGCCGGCATCTCCACCGTGCTCATGCTCGGCACCCTGGCCCTGGTGGGCAGCTCCGACCGGGCGCCCTCCCATCGCCCCCTGCTGCCCCTGGTGGTGGTGACGCTCACCGGCGCGGCTTTGCTCTACGGCACGCTGGACATGCCCCGCTTCGGTCAGCCGGACGCGCCCATCCAGGAGCACGTGGCGCCCCGGTACCTGGAGCAGTCCGGCGAGGAGATCGCCGTTCCCAACGTGGTAACTGCGGTGCTGGCCAGCTATCGGGGCTACGACACCCTCGGCGAGGTGGCGGTCATCTTCACCGCCGGAACAGGGGTCCTGATCCTGTTAGGCAGGCGCAGGCGGCGTGAGGAGGAGGACGCATGA
- a CDS encoding Na(+)/H(+) antiporter subunit B, with product MIHHVVLHVIAKLLIPPILLFALYVQFHGDYGPGGGFQAGVLFASAFILYALIHGVEVARRVLPSGLIHTLMAVGLLLYAGVGVATMALGGNYLDYDVLGHGNHGQHLGILLIELGVGITVASVMITVFFCFAGRSRHTPDEESISHHRD from the coding sequence ATGATCCACCACGTGGTGCTCCACGTAATCGCCAAGCTGCTCATCCCGCCGATTCTCCTGTTCGCCCTGTACGTCCAGTTCCACGGCGATTACGGACCGGGCGGCGGCTTCCAGGCCGGGGTCCTGTTCGCCAGCGCCTTCATCCTCTACGCCCTGATTCACGGCGTGGAGGTGGCCCGCCGGGTGCTTCCCTCGGGGCTGATCCACACCCTCATGGCGGTGGGGCTTCTGCTCTATGCCGGCGTGGGGGTGGCCACCATGGCGCTGGGCGGGAATTACCTGGACTACGATGTGCTCGGGCACGGTAACCACGGCCAGCATCTGGGCATTCTGCTGATTGAGCTGGGCGTGGGCATCACCGTGGCCTCGGTGATGATCACGGTATTCTTCTGCTTCGCGGGCCGCAGCCGGCACACGCCGGACGAGGAATCAATCAGCCACCACCGGGACTGA
- a CDS encoding cation:proton antiporter subunit C, with protein sequence MELLGLYNYWVVILLMMVGFYVVIAHGNLIKKLVGLNLFQTSVFIFYITMSKKEGGSAPILAEGVERYSNPLPHVLILTAIVVGVATTALGLALVVRIKERYGSVEEEDIHDLDNPEETNGV encoded by the coding sequence ATGGAACTGCTCGGGCTGTACAACTACTGGGTGGTGATCCTGCTCATGATGGTGGGATTCTACGTGGTGATCGCCCACGGCAACCTGATCAAGAAGCTGGTGGGCCTCAACCTCTTCCAGACCTCGGTCTTCATCTTCTACATCACCATGAGCAAGAAGGAGGGCGGCTCGGCGCCCATCCTCGCGGAAGGCGTGGAGCGCTACTCGAATCCCCTCCCGCATGTCCTGATCCTGACCGCCATCGTTGTGGGTGTTGCCACGACCGCACTCGGCCTGGCCCTGGTGGTGCGCATCAAGGAGCGTTACGGCTCCGTGGAAGAAGAGGATATCCACGATCTCGACAACCCCGAAGAGACCAATGGCGTATAG
- a CDS encoding monovalent cation/H+ antiporter subunit D family protein, with protein MIAHLPILQVVAPLIAAPACMLLRWARLAWLLATGVTWASLGIAALLARRVMSEGPVSYAIGGWLAPWGIEYRIDALNVLVLLIVTGIGAVVMPFARASVEREIPRDRIPLFYVAYLLCLAGLLGITVTGDAFNLFVFLEISSLSSYILIAQGSDRRALTAAYRYLIMGTIGATFILIGVGFLYMMTGTLNMQDLAARLQAVEDTRTVRAGFAFLTVGISLKLALFPLHLWLPNAYTYAPSAVSAFLAATATKVAVYMFVRFLFTVFGVDFAFGDLPLEWVLMGLALAAIFSASAVAIFQEDVRRMLAYSSVAQIGYMILGVSFATVAGLTAGMTHLFNHALMKGALFLAVGAVAYRLGSTRIDDLAGLGRRMPWTFGALVIGGISLIGLPPTAGFISKWYLVAAALELGWWPVAVLILLGSLLALVYMGRIVEAAYFREPPAGSDQRHEAPPGLLVPTWTLVAANLYFGLDTRLNVGLSREAALALFGGAG; from the coding sequence ATGATCGCCCATCTGCCCATTCTCCAGGTGGTCGCCCCCCTGATCGCCGCGCCGGCCTGCATGCTGCTGCGTTGGGCGCGCCTAGCCTGGCTGCTAGCTACCGGGGTGACCTGGGCCTCCCTGGGAATCGCCGCCCTCCTGGCCCGGCGGGTCATGAGCGAGGGCCCGGTGTCCTACGCCATCGGCGGATGGCTGGCCCCGTGGGGGATCGAGTACCGCATCGACGCCCTCAATGTCCTGGTGCTGCTTATCGTTACGGGGATCGGGGCGGTAGTCATGCCCTTCGCCCGGGCCAGCGTGGAGCGGGAGATCCCGCGGGACCGCATCCCGCTGTTCTACGTTGCCTACCTCCTCTGCCTGGCCGGCCTGCTGGGGATCACGGTCACCGGGGACGCATTCAACCTGTTCGTCTTCCTCGAGATCTCCTCGCTGTCCTCCTACATCCTCATCGCCCAGGGATCGGACCGCCGGGCGCTCACGGCGGCCTACCGCTATCTGATCATGGGCACCATCGGCGCCACCTTCATCCTGATCGGGGTCGGCTTCCTCTACATGATGACCGGTACCCTGAACATGCAGGACCTGGCGGCTCGCCTTCAGGCGGTGGAGGACACCCGCACGGTGCGGGCGGGCTTCGCCTTCCTAACGGTGGGGATCAGCCTCAAGCTGGCGCTGTTTCCGCTGCACCTGTGGCTGCCGAACGCCTACACCTACGCCCCATCGGCGGTGAGCGCCTTCCTGGCGGCCACGGCCACCAAGGTGGCGGTGTACATGTTCGTGCGCTTCCTGTTCACCGTCTTCGGCGTAGATTTCGCTTTCGGCGACCTGCCGCTGGAGTGGGTCCTCATGGGTCTGGCGCTGGCCGCCATCTTCAGCGCCTCGGCGGTGGCCATCTTCCAGGAGGACGTGCGGCGCATGCTCGCCTATTCGAGCGTGGCCCAGATCGGCTACATGATCCTGGGGGTCAGCTTCGCCACGGTGGCCGGGCTCACGGCGGGCATGACCCACCTCTTCAACCACGCCCTCATGAAGGGGGCCTTGTTCCTGGCCGTGGGCGCCGTGGCCTACCGGCTGGGGTCCACGCGGATCGATGATCTCGCCGGATTGGGCAGGCGCATGCCCTGGACATTCGGGGCCCTGGTGATCGGCGGCATCTCCCTGATCGGCCTGCCCCCCACGGCGGGATTCATCAGCAAGTGGTACCTGGTGGCGGCGGCCCTGGAGCTCGGCTGGTGGCCCGTGGCCGTGCTGATACTCCTGGGGTCGCTCCTGGCGCTCGTATATATGGGCCGGATCGTGGAGGCGGCCTACTTCCGGGAGCCGCCCGCGGGCTCGGACCAGCGGCATGAGGCGCCGCCGGGACTGTTGGTGCCCACCTGGACGCTGGTGGCCGCCAACCTGTACTTCGGCCTGGATACGCGGCTCAACGTCGGCCTGTCCCGGGAGGCGGCGCTCGCCCTGTTCGGAGGGGCGGGTTGA
- a CDS encoding proton-conducting transporter membrane subunit codes for MEADTLMVLAGAVPLVSAVLILAADRRPALRDGLVLLGALALLGVVVSLTLAFWAGERPYLEIAEPLPGVPLALTLEPLGVLFALVAGGLYAVTAVYAVGYMRGNEEHAQGPFHAWFALALAATMGVAFSANLFSLFIFYEVLTLSTWPLVTHHGDASARRGGRIYLGVLLATSVGFFLPALIWTWLAAGTLDFVSGGILAGNVAGWQVGLLLALYVLGIGKAAVMPVHSWLPAAMVAPTPVSALLHAVAVVKAGVFAVIKVVVYIFGLDLLRAEPSADLLMYAAGVTVVLASLVALRQDNLKRRLAYSTISQLSYVVMAALLFTPVAIVGAAMHIVAHAVSKITLFFAAGSIHTAAHKTEVSQLDGIGHRMPWTMGAFTVGAFSLIGIPPCIGVVSKWYILQGTFAAEELFPAGVLLISTLLNAAYFLPIVYVAFFRKADGHAHGEAPASMVFAITATALGVVALFFLPGGAISLARSVAGL; via the coding sequence ATGGAGGCGGATACCCTCATGGTCCTGGCGGGGGCGGTGCCCCTGGTCAGCGCGGTATTGATCCTCGCGGCAGACCGCCGGCCCGCACTGCGGGACGGGCTGGTCCTGCTGGGTGCGCTCGCCCTGCTGGGCGTGGTGGTGTCCCTGACCCTGGCCTTCTGGGCCGGGGAGCGGCCCTACCTGGAAATCGCCGAGCCGCTCCCGGGGGTGCCCCTGGCCCTGACTCTGGAGCCTCTGGGGGTCCTCTTCGCCCTGGTGGCGGGTGGGCTCTATGCCGTCACCGCCGTTTACGCGGTGGGCTATATGCGGGGCAACGAGGAGCACGCTCAGGGGCCCTTCCACGCCTGGTTCGCGCTGGCCCTGGCGGCAACCATGGGTGTGGCCTTCAGCGCCAACCTGTTCTCGCTGTTCATTTTCTACGAGGTCCTGACCCTGTCCACCTGGCCCCTGGTGACCCACCACGGGGATGCTAGCGCACGCCGGGGCGGGCGGATTTATCTGGGCGTCCTGTTGGCCACCTCGGTGGGCTTCTTCTTGCCGGCCTTGATCTGGACCTGGCTGGCGGCCGGGACCCTCGACTTCGTATCCGGGGGAATCCTGGCGGGGAACGTGGCGGGCTGGCAGGTGGGCCTGCTGCTGGCCCTGTACGTGCTCGGTATCGGCAAGGCGGCGGTAATGCCCGTACACTCCTGGCTGCCGGCGGCCATGGTGGCGCCTACCCCGGTAAGCGCCCTTCTGCATGCGGTGGCGGTGGTAAAAGCCGGGGTGTTCGCGGTCATAAAGGTTGTGGTCTATATCTTCGGCCTGGACTTGCTGCGCGCCGAGCCCAGTGCCGACCTGCTGATGTACGCGGCGGGCGTAACCGTGGTGCTCGCCTCCTTGGTGGCGCTGCGGCAGGACAACCTCAAGCGGCGACTGGCCTATTCGACCATAAGCCAGCTTTCCTACGTGGTAATGGCGGCTTTGCTGTTCACACCGGTGGCCATCGTCGGCGCGGCAATGCACATCGTGGCGCACGCGGTCAGCAAGATCACGCTGTTCTTCGCCGCCGGCTCCATCCATACCGCCGCCCATAAAACGGAGGTGAGCCAGCTTGATGGTATCGGCCACAGAATGCCTTGGACCATGGGGGCTTTCACCGTCGGCGCCTTCTCCCTGATCGGCATTCCGCCCTGCATTGGCGTGGTCAGCAAGTGGTATATCCTGCAGGGCACTTTCGCGGCGGAGGAGCTTTTCCCGGCCGGTGTGCTGTTGATCAGCACTCTGCTCAATGCCGCCTATTTCCTGCCTATCGTCTATGTCGCCTTCTTCCGGAAGGCCGATGGGCATGCCCACGGGGAGGCACCGGCGTCCATGGTTTTCGCGATCACAGCCACCGCCCTGGGCGTCGTGGCGCTCTTCTTCCTGCCCGGCGGGGCCATTTCCCTGGCGCGGTCGGTAGCCGGCCTATGA
- a CDS encoding Na(+)/H(+) antiporter subunit D, with protein sequence MTVIELSPAWTLILGACLIPFVRGWVRSVWILALPMIGMLQLWYLPTGEWGHLTFLGQDLVTMRVDRWSLLFGWVFMIAALLSSVYALHGRGWLVPLAGLTYAGSAVGAVFAGDLLTLFVYWELTAVTSVFLVWARGDDQSFRAGMRYLFVQLASGMLLLFGALQHLTETGSLRFEHLGLDTPGGLLIFLAFGIKCAFPLLHNWLQDAYPEATESGSVFLSAFTTKLAVYALARGFAGTEALIWIGATMTAFPIFYAVIENDLRRVLAYSLNNQLGFMVVGVGIGTELALNGTAAHAFTHILYKALLFMSMGAVLYRVGTVKGSDLGGLYKSMPWTTTFCIVGAASISAFPLFSGFVSKSMILSAAAHEGHLITWLVLLFASAGVFHHSGIKIPYFAFFAHDSGKRCKEAPANMLVAMALAAALCIGIGVYPAPLYAMLPFPVDYAPYTAGHVLTQMQLLVFSALAFSVLMRSGVYPPELRSVNLDSDWIYRRLGPVLGRRAFSLWDGVQGALTRTMLGGFDTSFRWLQRHHGVASPLSRAWPTGSMVLWVAILLTVYLVAYYV encoded by the coding sequence ATGACCGTGATTGAGCTCTCGCCCGCCTGGACGCTGATCCTGGGCGCCTGCCTCATTCCCTTCGTCCGGGGCTGGGTGCGTAGCGTCTGGATCCTGGCGCTGCCGATGATCGGCATGCTCCAGCTGTGGTACCTGCCCACCGGGGAATGGGGGCACCTGACCTTCCTCGGCCAGGACCTGGTCACCATGCGCGTGGACCGCTGGAGCCTGCTGTTCGGCTGGGTGTTCATGATAGCGGCGCTGCTGTCCTCTGTTTATGCGCTCCATGGACGCGGATGGCTGGTGCCGCTGGCCGGGCTGACCTACGCGGGGAGCGCGGTAGGCGCGGTCTTCGCGGGCGACCTGCTGACGCTCTTCGTGTACTGGGAGCTCACGGCCGTAACGTCGGTGTTCCTGGTCTGGGCGCGGGGCGATGACCAGTCCTTCCGGGCCGGCATGCGCTACCTGTTCGTGCAGCTTGCCTCGGGTATGCTGTTGCTTTTCGGGGCTCTGCAGCATCTCACCGAGACTGGCTCCCTGCGTTTCGAGCACCTGGGTCTGGACACCCCGGGCGGTCTGCTGATCTTTCTCGCCTTCGGAATCAAGTGCGCCTTCCCGCTGCTGCACAATTGGCTGCAGGACGCCTATCCGGAAGCCACCGAGAGCGGCTCGGTCTTCCTGTCCGCATTCACCACCAAGCTGGCGGTCTACGCCCTGGCCCGCGGATTTGCCGGAACCGAGGCCCTGATCTGGATCGGGGCCACCATGACGGCGTTCCCCATCTTCTACGCGGTGATCGAGAACGACCTCCGCCGGGTGCTGGCCTACAGCCTCAACAACCAGCTCGGCTTCATGGTAGTGGGGGTGGGCATCGGCACGGAGCTGGCGCTGAACGGCACCGCGGCCCACGCGTTCACCCACATCCTCTACAAGGCGCTGCTGTTCATGTCCATGGGGGCCGTGCTGTACCGGGTGGGCACGGTGAAGGGCAGCGATCTGGGCGGGCTGTACAAGTCCATGCCCTGGACCACGACCTTCTGTATCGTCGGCGCGGCCTCCATCTCCGCCTTCCCGCTTTTCAGCGGCTTCGTCAGCAAGTCCATGATCCTTTCGGCGGCCGCTCACGAAGGCCATCTCATTACCTGGCTGGTGCTGCTGTTCGCTTCCGCGGGCGTATTCCACCACTCGGGCATCAAGATCCCCTATTTCGCCTTCTTCGCGCATGACTCGGGCAAACGCTGCAAGGAGGCGCCGGCCAACATGCTGGTGGCCATGGCCTTGGCCGCGGCGCTGTGCATCGGCATCGGCGTGTATCCGGCGCCGCTCTACGCGATGCTGCCGTTCCCGGTGGATTACGCGCCGTATACGGCCGGGCACGTGCTGACACAGATGCAGCTCCTGGTCTTCTCGGCGCTCGCCTTCTCGGTACTGATGCGCTCCGGGGTCTACCCGCCGGAGCTGCGGTCGGTGAACCTGGACAGTGACTGGATCTATCGCCGGCTCGGCCCGGTCCTGGGCCGGCGGGCTTTCTCCCTCTGGGACGGGGTCCAGGGCGCCCTGACGCGGACAATGCTGGGCGGCTTCGATACCTCCTTCCGCTGGCTGCAGCGCCATCACGGGGTGGCGAGCCCCCTGTCCCGGGCATGGCCAACGGGCAGCATGGTCCTCTGGGTCGCCATCCTCCTGACCGTGTACCTGGTCGCCTATTACGTCTGA
- the hemN gene encoding oxygen-independent coproporphyrinogen III oxidase gives MTDQQVEFALDLIEKYDKSGPRYTSYPTAPQFHEELGPEAYARVARATNAEHPKRPLSLYFHIPFCDTLCFYCACNKIATKDRSKAATYLDYLFREIELQGALFDDDRPVDQLHWGGGTPTFLSSEQMRALMRKTGEHFRLRDDDTGEYGIEVDPRAADAETIAALREVGFNRLSVGVQDFDPEVQKAVNRIQPAEQTFAVLDAARRENFHSVSLDLMYGLPFQSRETFAWTLERVLEKRPDRLAVFNYAHLPDMFPPQRRIREEDLPAPGEKLAILQQTIERLTAAGYVYIGMDHFALPDDELARSQRQGQLHRNFQGYSTHAYCDLVAMGVTAIGSVGATYSQNVRTLEPYYEALEAGRLPVFRGYELTGEDRLRRAVITRLMCDFALDFDRVEAEWGLDFAVYFADELADLEGMAEDGLIELSERGLSVTPRGRLLIRNIAMVFDAYLRAKEGAQRYSKVI, from the coding sequence ATGACCGACCAGCAGGTGGAATTCGCCCTCGATCTGATCGAGAAATACGACAAGAGCGGCCCCCGCTACACGTCCTATCCCACCGCCCCGCAGTTCCACGAGGAGCTCGGCCCGGAGGCCTACGCCCGGGTCGCGCGGGCCACCAATGCCGAGCACCCCAAGCGCCCGCTGTCACTGTATTTCCATATCCCCTTCTGCGACACGCTCTGCTTCTACTGCGCCTGTAACAAGATCGCCACCAAGGACCGCTCCAAGGCGGCTACCTACCTGGACTACTTGTTCCGGGAGATCGAGCTGCAGGGGGCCCTGTTCGACGATGATCGTCCGGTGGACCAGCTCCACTGGGGCGGCGGCACCCCGACCTTCCTCAGCTCCGAGCAGATGCGCGCCCTAATGCGCAAGACCGGGGAGCATTTCCGGCTGCGCGACGACGATACCGGGGAGTACGGCATCGAGGTGGATCCGCGCGCGGCGGACGCGGAAACCATCGCCGCCCTGCGGGAGGTGGGCTTCAACCGGCTGTCGGTGGGCGTCCAGGACTTCGATCCGGAGGTCCAGAAGGCGGTGAACCGCATCCAGCCCGCCGAGCAGACCTTCGCGGTTCTGGACGCCGCCCGCCGGGAGAACTTCCATTCCGTCTCCCTCGATCTGATGTACGGGCTGCCCTTCCAGTCGCGGGAGACCTTCGCCTGGACCCTGGAGCGGGTCCTGGAGAAGCGGCCGGACCGGCTGGCTGTGTTCAATTACGCCCATCTGCCCGACATGTTCCCGCCGCAGCGGCGCATCCGCGAGGAGGACCTGCCGGCGCCGGGAGAGAAGCTTGCCATCCTCCAGCAAACCATAGAGCGGCTTACCGCCGCGGGCTACGTCTACATCGGCATGGATCATTTCGCCCTGCCGGACGATGAGCTGGCACGGTCCCAGCGGCAAGGGCAGCTGCACCGCAATTTCCAGGGCTACTCCACCCATGCTTACTGCGACCTGGTGGCAATGGGAGTCACGGCAATCGGCAGCGTGGGGGCCACCTACAGCCAGAACGTTCGGACCCTGGAGCCGTACTACGAGGCGCTGGAGGCGGGCAGGCTGCCCGTGTTCCGGGGCTACGAGCTCACCGGGGAGGACCGCCTCCGCCGGGCGGTGATCACCCGTCTCATGTGCGATTTCGCCCTGGATTTCGACCGGGTGGAGGCGGAGTGGGGGTTAGATTTTGCGGTCTATTTCGCCGATGAGCTGGCGGACCTGGAGGGCATGGCGGAGGACGGCCTTATCGAACTGAGCGAGCGGGGGCTTTCGGTCACCCCGCGTGGCCGGCTGCTCATCCGCAATATCGCCATGGTGTTCGATGCCTACCTGCGCGCCAAGGAGGGAGCGCAGCGCTATTCCAAGGTCATCTGA
- a CDS encoding HAD family hydrolase, translating to MQNLLEAFVFDFDGVIVDSEPAHYRAFQAVLEPRGLGYDWEAYLAHYIGFDDRDGFREAYRLGGQPLPEADLEGLIAEKSTAFERETAAGLPAIPGSAQCVERMAAHLPLAVCSGALRHEIEPTLRGLGIADHFRLVVSAEDVPHSKPDPASYRLAVQGLGASLGTSLQPAACVALEDTPTGVASARDAGLWVIGLDRSDEGRLNRAHRVVRGLEEVDGALLEALVRG from the coding sequence ATGCAGAACCTTCTGGAAGCCTTCGTCTTCGATTTCGATGGCGTGATCGTCGACAGCGAGCCGGCCCACTACCGGGCATTCCAGGCCGTCCTGGAGCCGCGCGGCCTGGGCTATGACTGGGAAGCCTATCTGGCGCACTACATCGGCTTCGACGACCGGGATGGCTTCCGGGAGGCCTACCGATTGGGTGGACAGCCGTTGCCGGAGGCGGATCTGGAGGGGCTGATCGCGGAGAAGAGCACCGCCTTCGAGCGGGAGACGGCCGCCGGGCTGCCGGCGATCCCGGGCTCGGCGCAATGCGTGGAGCGGATGGCGGCCCACCTGCCCCTTGCGGTCTGCAGCGGTGCCCTGCGCCACGAGATCGAGCCCACCCTCCGGGGGCTGGGGATCGCCGATCATTTCCGGCTGGTGGTTTCCGCGGAAGACGTGCCGCACAGCAAGCCGGACCCGGCCAGCTACCGCCTGGCCGTGCAGGGCCTGGGGGCCAGTCTGGGAACGTCCCTCCAACCGGCGGCCTGCGTGGCGCTGGAGGATACTCCCACCGGGGTGGCCAGCGCCCGGGACGCCGGGCTTTGGGTGATCGGCCTCGACCGCTCGGACGAGGGGCGGCTAAACCGGGCCCACCGGGTGGTCCGGGGCCTGGAGGAAGTGGACGGCGCTCTGCTGGAGGCGCTGGTCCGGGGGTGA
- a CDS encoding UbiH/UbiF/VisC/COQ6 family ubiquinone biosynthesis hydroxylase codes for MAEKVDVAVVGGGMAGATLAWALYRRGLEVALIEPGEPPEPAYEEAPLRVSAINAGSRAILADLGLWEDIAAQGAAPIGTIEVTDGHRRGRTLLDCREAGVEALGHVVSNRAVVATAWERIRAEGGATLLQPARMESMERGPDRTRITVESGGERFTLEARLVVGADGEHSGVRRAAGIGTWGWHHNRHAVVAVVDCERDLAGHAFERFLPEGPLAFLPLGGGRASIVWTLTPSAAAEVAELGTADFLARLRARFGPALGALHDTGERAVFPLELRLAERFTGDRAALVANAGHLVHPVAGQGFNLGLRDVAALAEELGNARDRGWDPGNAAVLGRYERRRRMDTTRVVAFTEGLNRLFGNEAMPLAVARRLGLAGLDRIGPLKRMLMNQAMGRNPGRLPRSPFFPAIEELRQ; via the coding sequence TTGGCGGAAAAAGTGGATGTGGCGGTGGTCGGCGGCGGCATGGCCGGGGCCACGCTGGCCTGGGCGCTTTACCGTCGCGGCCTGGAGGTGGCCCTGATCGAGCCGGGGGAGCCGCCCGAGCCCGCTTACGAGGAGGCGCCTCTCCGGGTGAGCGCCATCAACGCCGGGTCCCGGGCGATCCTGGCCGATCTGGGGCTGTGGGAGGACATCGCCGCCCAGGGCGCGGCACCCATCGGGACCATCGAGGTAACCGACGGACACCGGCGCGGGCGCACCCTCCTGGATTGCCGCGAGGCCGGCGTGGAGGCCCTCGGGCACGTGGTCTCCAACCGCGCCGTGGTGGCGACGGCCTGGGAGCGGATACGGGCCGAAGGCGGCGCCACGCTGCTCCAGCCGGCGCGGATGGAGAGCATGGAGCGGGGCCCGGACCGGACCCGGATCACGGTGGAATCCGGGGGGGAGCGGTTTACGCTGGAGGCCCGACTGGTGGTGGGCGCCGACGGGGAGCATTCCGGGGTGCGGCGCGCCGCCGGGATCGGGACCTGGGGCTGGCACCACAACCGCCACGCGGTGGTGGCCGTGGTGGACTGCGAAAGGGATCTGGCGGGGCACGCCTTCGAGCGCTTCCTGCCCGAGGGGCCGCTCGCCTTCCTGCCGTTGGGCGGTGGCCGGGCCTCCATCGTCTGGACCCTCACCCCCTCGGCGGCCGCGGAGGTTGCCGAGCTCGGCACGGCGGACTTCCTGGCCCGGCTCCGGGCCCGCTTCGGGCCCGCTCTCGGGGCACTGCATGACACCGGTGAGCGGGCGGTGTTCCCGCTGGAGCTGCGGCTTGCCGAGCGCTTCACCGGGGACCGCGCAGCCCTTGTGGCCAATGCCGGCCATCTGGTGCACCCGGTGGCCGGACAGGGCTTCAATCTGGGGCTCCGCGACGTGGCCGCCCTTGCCGAGGAGCTGGGCAATGCCCGGGACCGAGGATGGGATCCCGGCAACGCGGCGGTGCTCGGGCGCTACGAGCGCCGTCGCCGGATGGATACGACGCGGGTGGTGGCTTTCACGGAGGGCCTTAACCGCCTGTTCGGCAACGAGGCCATGCCTTTGGCCGTGGCTCGCCGCCTGGGGCTGGCGGGCCTCGATCGGATCGGTCCCTTGAAGCGCATGCTCATGAATCAGGCCATGGGGCGAAACCCCGGGCGGCTGCCCAGGTCCCCGTTTTTCCCGGCCATTGAGGAGCTGCGGCAATGA